A genome region from Ruegeria sp. YS9 includes the following:
- a CDS encoding cytochrome c: MDKLTLLIGGVVIAGAAALVYNLNQQPTGHSMTPPDTSALEPGDPIENVNLPDQLSEFAAVGKVAFDAKCSACHGANATGLEGLAPPLVHKIYEPSHHSDESFYVAVQNGVRAHHWKFGNMPPVDGLTRADVKGIVAYIRELQQENGIF, from the coding sequence ATGGATAAACTTACACTCTTGATAGGCGGAGTAGTGATCGCAGGCGCCGCAGCTTTAGTCTACAACTTAAATCAGCAACCAACAGGTCACTCGATGACGCCACCCGATACGTCAGCACTGGAGCCAGGAGACCCAATCGAAAACGTCAATCTGCCGGACCAGCTAAGCGAATTTGCGGCCGTCGGCAAAGTGGCATTCGACGCCAAATGCTCGGCGTGCCATGGCGCGAATGCAACAGGTCTGGAAGGCCTTGCACCACCTTTGGTGCATAAAATCTATGAACCAAGCCACCATTCGGACGAGTCATTTTATGTGGCAGTCCAGAATGGAGTTCGGGCACACCATTGGAAGTTTGGTAATATGCCGCCGGTCGATGGCTTGACCCGTGCGGATGTGAAGGGCATCGTGGCGTATATCAGAGAGCTGCAGCAGGAAAACGGGATTTTCTGA
- a CDS encoding cytochrome c produces MNILKMTTGVALVSLFAAAALAHGGATGIVKERMDGMSAMKDSMKILTPMMQGKTPYNAQTVQSEAEIIGRHAGESMTKLFPEGSDGKPSEAKPEIWQDWGSFAELASQLETYSEGLVLAADNGLMMSGSGQGSGMMGGASMMGGGSMMGGSPDQTQLSEMPADGVFMMLSQTCSACHTQFRSE; encoded by the coding sequence ATGAACATTCTAAAAATGACCACAGGCGTTGCCCTGGTTTCTCTGTTCGCAGCCGCCGCCCTGGCGCATGGTGGCGCAACCGGCATCGTCAAAGAACGCATGGATGGTATGTCCGCGATGAAGGACAGCATGAAGATCCTTACGCCGATGATGCAGGGGAAAACGCCCTACAATGCGCAAACGGTACAAAGCGAAGCCGAGATAATTGGGCGTCATGCTGGTGAAAGCATGACAAAGCTGTTTCCAGAAGGATCTGATGGCAAACCCTCGGAGGCCAAACCGGAGATCTGGCAGGATTGGGGTTCCTTTGCTGAATTGGCCAGCCAGTTGGAAACCTACTCTGAAGGCCTCGTGCTTGCGGCGGACAACGGGTTGATGATGTCCGGGTCGGGGCAAGGTTCGGGCATGATGGGCGGCGCATCCATGATGGGTGGCGGTTCTATGATGGGTGGCAGTCCAGATCAGACACAACTGTCTGAAATGCCAGCAGATGGTGTGTTCATGATGCTGAGCCAGACTTGCTCGGCGTGTCACACGCAATTTCGGTCGGAATAG
- a CDS encoding c-type cytochrome, producing MRPIFRLGLAAAVTASAGLVAVMAWPIGQPLQALDIQGDVNRGAYLARASGCIACHTDFAKGGAPLAGGVELDTPFGTLYSPNLTTDPNHGIGDWTVEEFARAVRQGVSPGGQPYYPAFPYPFYANFTDQDIADLWAAWQTVAPVAEPSKEQEMAFPFNQRWGLKLWRAAFLEPPRTDPVPGNDEVWNRGRLLVEGATHCAACHTGRNLAGARNSDTEHFKGSDSLPGGDTAPAIDFETLQKRGWTVDDLAYALRTGVMPDGDVFGGAMGEVVNYGTSFLTDEDRKAMATYLLDVHDGG from the coding sequence ATGAGACCGATATTCCGATTGGGCCTTGCTGCCGCCGTAACGGCGTCAGCGGGACTTGTTGCCGTGATGGCTTGGCCAATTGGCCAGCCCTTACAAGCTCTCGACATTCAGGGTGACGTTAACCGCGGGGCTTATCTGGCAAGGGCAAGTGGCTGTATCGCTTGCCACACAGATTTTGCCAAAGGGGGCGCGCCATTGGCCGGTGGGGTGGAGTTGGATACCCCGTTCGGCACGCTCTATTCACCGAACCTGACCACAGATCCTAACCACGGGATCGGTGATTGGACGGTCGAGGAATTTGCCCGCGCTGTGCGTCAAGGCGTGTCACCCGGCGGACAACCCTACTACCCGGCCTTTCCTTATCCGTTCTATGCCAATTTCACGGATCAGGATATCGCCGATCTCTGGGCCGCCTGGCAAACGGTTGCACCGGTAGCGGAACCGTCAAAAGAGCAGGAAATGGCGTTCCCCTTCAATCAGAGATGGGGCCTGAAGCTGTGGCGCGCGGCTTTTCTGGAACCACCCCGCACTGATCCCGTGCCGGGCAATGACGAAGTGTGGAACCGGGGCCGGCTACTGGTCGAAGGTGCCACGCATTGTGCGGCCTGCCACACCGGGAGGAACCTGGCTGGCGCAAGAAATTCGGACACGGAACACTTCAAGGGAAGTGACTCTCTGCCGGGCGGTGACACGGCACCGGCCATCGACTTTGAAACCCTGCAAAAGCGTGGTTGGACGGTAGATGATTTGGCCTACGCGTTGCGCACCGGCGTAATGCCTGATGGCGATGTCTTCGGCGGCGCCATGGGAGAGGTCGTAAACTATGGCACCAGCTTTCTGACAGACGAAGACCGGAAGGCAATGGCGACCTATCTGCTGGATGTGCACGACGGGGGGTAA